The following DNA comes from Candidatus Cloacimonadota bacterium.
CAGGTAGTCGATTCCATGCAGGGAGATGATATCTCGCTAATAGGTACGTTGGTGATGCAGTTGAGGATGGGATGACTTAAAAATATGAGGCATCCTGATAGTTTTATGCTTGACCGAAAACAGAGTGTTGAAATCTGAAATTATTATGAGATTAGTAAATATGATATATTGCACACATCTATGTTAGGAGACAATATGAGCAACGAGCGTATGATTAACACCAATTTGCACGGCAGAATTCGTAATACACATCTCTCAAAAAATAATGGTTTTATGACAGTTTATGAGGCTGTCGTTAACTCGATTCATGCTATTGAAGAACTCTCTGAAGACGGTGGAAAAGGGAATATTTCACTGGAGATCATAAGGTCAGATCAAACAGAAGCTAGTTTTGGAGATACTAAAAAGCCTGGTCCCGAAACAAAGCCAGACATCACAAGTTTCAAGATACAAGATTCTGGAATCGGGTTTAATGAGCAAAACATGGAGTCATTCTGTACTTTAGATTCGGAGTATAAAGCCAATAAAGGCTGTAAGGGTGTAGGTCGCCTTTTATGGTTAAAGGTCTTTGAAAGAGTTCATGTCGAAAGCGATTTTATAGAGGATGGTGTTTTGTGTCATCGTCAATTTGATTTTGATGCAGATCAGGGTATTCATAACGATCGTAAGACTCAATCATCTGCTTCAACCTCATCTACAACTATATCTCTAATAAATGTAAAAGAGATCTATCGCCAATATGCACGAAAAAACATTGATACAATAGCCAGAGATATCCTAAATCACTGCTTATGGTACTATATTAGACCAGGCAGTGCGCCAAGTATCACAGTTAAAGACGAAGACACTGTGATCCAACTTGATGATCTTTACGCAGATCTGATGGTTACTCAAGAGAAACCAACTGATATTACAATCGGAAATCACTCGTTTTCCCTTACGCACATTCTCTTGCCAGCTCGAAGCGCAAATGATCATACTTTGGTGTACTGTGCGGGGAATAGAGTGGTAACAGAGAAAAAACTTCGTAATCTCATACCTGGACTATACGGACGACTCAAGAAAGACTCCGAAGAGTTTATATACTACTGCTATGTTACTTCACAATACTTGGATGAAAACGTTCGTCTCGAAAGAACGGGATTTGATATTGAGGATGACTATCCAGATATGCTACAGGATGACAGTCTTACTTTCAAACAAATCGAATCGGCAGTCTTGGAATGTGTTAAGTCTTATCTACACGATTACATTCAACATAACATAGAAGCTGGAAGAGCTCATATCAAACACTTTGTTGACACCGTCGCTCCAAAATATAAGCCTATCTTGTCCCTGATTTCACCTGAAGAACTGAATGTTGATCCTGACGCTTCGGAAAAAGATCTTGATCTGCTTCTACATAACAAAACTAGAGATATTGAGCAAGCCAGTATAGTAGAAGGACATGAGCTGTTTAAAAACTCCTCATTCCAAGACACAGAGCAATACATTGAGCGATTCAACAGATACAAGGAAACCATCAAAGAACTTAACCAATCTAAACTTGCTGACTATGTAATTAATAGAAGATCGGTTATAGATCTACTCGAAAAAGCGCTTGAATGGGACTGTACAGGAAAATACTCAAAAGAAGAGATAGTTCATGACCTGATTATGCCAATGGGGAAAACCTCAGATACTGAAAACCCTGATACTTTCAATTTGTGGTTGATAGACGAAAAGCTCACCTTCCATAACTATCTTGCTTCTGATAAGACAATCAAATCAATTCCACTGATAGCTTCTGAGAGTACAAAAGAGCCTGACATCCTTGCCCTAAAAGGTTTCGATACCCCAATTCTCATAAGTGAGACGAATCAATTCCCACTACCATCCATCACTATTATAGAGATCAAAAGACCACAGCGAAATGATTATAAAGAAGGTGAAGAAAAAGACCCAATAGAACAGGCACTTGAATACATCGAAAGGATCAGAGAAGGTCGCTCAAAGACAGATGTTGGTCGCCCCATTCCTAGTTCAGAAGCGATTCCTGGGTTTTGCTACATTGTAGCGGATTTGACTCCTTCCCTGAGAAAGAGATGCAAGATTCATGCTCTGCAAATGACAAGTGATGAACTTGGATACTTTGGCTATCAGCCACATTATAAAACGTATATTGAAGTGTATTCTTTTGATCGGCTCGTTAAGGAAGCAAAAGAACGAAACAGAGCATTTTTTGACAAGCTTGGATTGCCTTGCAACTGAGTCGTGTGATTCTGGAAGCTCCTTTCTCATTGATTGGGTAGTGACCTCAGAATACTTCTATTAGAC
Coding sequences within:
- a CDS encoding ATP-binding protein, giving the protein MSNERMINTNLHGRIRNTHLSKNNGFMTVYEAVVNSIHAIEELSEDGGKGNISLEIIRSDQTEASFGDTKKPGPETKPDITSFKIQDSGIGFNEQNMESFCTLDSEYKANKGCKGVGRLLWLKVFERVHVESDFIEDGVLCHRQFDFDADQGIHNDRKTQSSASTSSTTISLINVKEIYRQYARKNIDTIARDILNHCLWYYIRPGSAPSITVKDEDTVIQLDDLYADLMVTQEKPTDITIGNHSFSLTHILLPARSANDHTLVYCAGNRVVTEKKLRNLIPGLYGRLKKDSEEFIYYCYVTSQYLDENVRLERTGFDIEDDYPDMLQDDSLTFKQIESAVLECVKSYLHDYIQHNIEAGRAHIKHFVDTVAPKYKPILSLISPEELNVDPDASEKDLDLLLHNKTRDIEQASIVEGHELFKNSSFQDTEQYIERFNRYKETIKELNQSKLADYVINRRSVIDLLEKALEWDCTGKYSKEEIVHDLIMPMGKTSDTENPDTFNLWLIDEKLTFHNYLASDKTIKSIPLIASESTKEPDILALKGFDTPILISETNQFPLPSITIIEIKRPQRNDYKEGEEKDPIEQALEYIERIREGRSKTDVGRPIPSSEAIPGFCYIVADLTPSLRKRCKIHALQMTSDELGYFGYQPHYKTYIEVYSFDRLVKEAKERNRAFFDKLGLPCN